Within the Dialister hominis genome, the region GGTTTCGCTCTTGACCTTGCCCTGGAAGGGAAGGTGCCCGACCTTAAATTCTGATGTCGGGCGGATGAGTTGCATTTCCCCGAGCGCCAGCTCGGTTGTCCGGTTTTCCTCATTTCCCATTTCCCTATCTCCTTTTGCACCATTTTTCCAAAGCAGTTATAATAGTTCTATATACGTGTATTCATCAAGGAGGTATTTTATGAAAAAGATTCTGGCTGCGGCTATGCTGGCTTTGGCGATTCCTTGTGTGGCTATGGCGGCTAAGCCTGTCAATTCACAGAAGCTTCTGGATGATCCGGGACGGTTTGCTGTGGTGTATGTCAGTGATGATGAAAGAGTGTATGCGGATATGGATACGGTGGAGAGGGATCCGGTTTCTGCCGGGGATCTGCCGATTATCCGCGGCAAGCTTTATGCTGAGGTATATAAGGATCCTTTGTCTTATCCGGATTATGGCAATTACCAGATGGTGGACAAGATTCTGCAGTATGATACGGCTGTCGGGGCTGATCAGTTTGGACCTTCTACGATCCGTTACCGTATCCTGAACAAGCTGGAAAATGTCTATGACTCGGATGGCAATCCTTCGACGTACATGGGCAAGCAGGAGGATCCGGCTGATGAGGCTGAGGAGATTTATATGAGCCTGTACCGCCTGACCCGCGGAAGCAATTTGTAATTTCCTGCCCTTGCTCCTGATTTACAAGAATGGACAAAAAGGCTATAATATAAGGACAAGTTAACAGAAATTTAGCAAAGAGGCTGCTCTTCCATGCAGTCTCTTTTTGCTCTTTCAGGCGGAGATGTCCGCCGGTCCTTCCCTGGCTCTGTTGGGACGGGCCGTTTCAGAGCCGGAGGAACATATGCGCTTTTATATTGCTGGCGGTGTCGGCGATCAGGGCCGGAACTGCTTCTATGTCCAGGGGGAGCGGCATGCTTTCCTGGTGGACGCGGGAACTTCTACGGATGGCATGGACCGGGTGCCGGATTTGACGCTGGAGCAGATCCGCAGCGCGGATTATCTTTTCGTGACGCATTCTCACAGGGATCATACGGGTGCGATTCATTTCCTGGAGGAAAATGGATTCACGGGACAGGTGCTGATGTCGAATCAGACGTACCGTCAGATCCATCACAAGCCTTTGAATACGATGATTCTGGATTCGACGGCTCCAGAGCTGGAGCTTTCGACGGATTTCCGTGTGATCTGGGGCAGGACGGGGCACTGCGCGGGCGCGGTGTGGTTCCTGATCGAGATCGAGGGGAAGAAGCTTTTCTTCTCGGGAGATTACCGCGAGGGGGATCCTTTTTACCGCTGTGATGAGGTCCGCGGGATGAAGGCGGATCTGGCTGTGGTCGATGCTGCGTACAGCCGCGAGGACCGCGGAAGTGAAATGCGCGAAGAAGTGATGAAGACGGTAGAGGAAATGGTGAAGGACAATCATCCTCTGCTGCTGCCGGTGCCGCATTATGGCAGGGGGCTTTCGATTGCTGTCCTCATCCACCAGAGGCTGGGTGATGCGCATCCGGTCTACATGTCTCCAAAGCTTTACGATGAATGGCTGAACCTCGCACACAGGAAATATTTCGCAAGGGATGCTGTCCTGGATATGCCGTATTCCGTTTTCAAGGCATGGGATGAGGAGCATGTGGAAGAAGGCGGCATTTACCTTCTGACTGATGCGCAGCTGGCCAAGTCCTACAGCAGGCATCTGGCTGATGAGAATCCGGATATGGGCATCCTTCTCACGGGTTCCGTCCACGGCTACGGAAGGGCAGGCGAGTACCTCTCTGAAGGCCGCGCGAAATTCACTCTCTGGCCGAACCACCTGACGAGAAGGGAAATGCAGGATTTCAAGGAAAGCAACTATTTCTCCATCGTCGTGCCTTTCCACAATCCGAAAGAAGAAGCGGACGCGGACACATTCATTTTTTGAGCCTTTTTCTAAGAAACTGTTTAAAAACTCTATTAACGATGAAATCCGATTCATGGTATAATAAATTGAAAGAGGAAAGCCCAAGGGCATTCCGCATCCATTTCTGAAGAGAAAGGCGGAGATTTTATGTTAAAGTACAAGAAAATCCTGGTGCCGTATGACGGCTCCGACCATGCGAAGAAAGCCGTGCAGCAAGCATCGGACCTCGCGGCCGCCGGTGATGGTACGAAAATATACATCGCTTCGGTTTGCAATATGGTTTCTGCCATGAGCAATTTTGATCAGGTATCCATCGCAGAAGGCTGCCTCACGACAAAGCTCCTGGAAGACAGAGAAAGCCAGTGTCAGAAGGATATTGCGGAAGCCAAGTCCATGATTCCGAAGGATATCCCGGTCGAAGAACTCTATGAAGTCGGGTCCCCGGGACCTGTTCTCCTGAACATGGCCGAAGACAACGGCATCGACCTCGTCGTCATGGGAAGCCGCGGCCTCGGACCGCTGAAAGGCATCTTCATGGGATCGGTATCCAGCTACATGGTCAGCCGCTCCAAATGCCCCGTACTTATTGTGAAATAAGCAAAAGGGGCTGTGACAAAATGGTTAATCATTTTGTTGCAGCCTCTTTTTTGCGTCTTTATTTCATCATTTTTAGCTCTGCTGTAAGCCTTTTACGTAAAAATGCGCGTAAGCCCCCTTACCCCCATAAGACTTTTAATTATATTGTCTTAGGCGGCAATCCTTATACGCATTATTTTTGTGATGTATTTCCTTAAATTATAGCCAAGTGCTACCAGGTATAACTCGGCTTTTACAGAATCTATCCCTTTTCTGACGATTCTTTTGTACCATCTGTCATGTTTCATGATTCCAAAAGTTCCTTCAGCCTGGATTGACCGGTTCATTCTTAGCAGGGCTCCATGGATGCTTTCCAGATTATCCTGAACCTCCTGGTACATGTTATTCCGTTCTCTGCTCAATGAGATTCTTTTGTTCTTCGGGGTCTTTTTACATTGCTCTGCCAGCGGGCATCCTTGGCAGTCTTCGCATTCAAATACTTCCTCCTGCCTGCCGTATAAGTTCCCTCTGACCAGATGTCTATAGATAAATTTGAAAGCCCTGTCATTTGGACAACGGATGGTTCCATTCTCATCAACTCTAAAGTTTATTGGCCGAAACGGATTGGTATGGTATTTCTTGTCTTTCGTTTCTTTCTTGTACATGGGGAATTTCATATACTTTTCCATACCGTGCTGCTCGCAATAGATGTAATTGTTGAAAGATCCATATCCTGCATCTGCCACAGGATACTTAGGATAAGCCCCATAGACTTCGTGGAATTCCTCCATCAGCGGTACGAAGCAATCCATATCTGAACGATACTGGTTAACATCAATTACGGCAATAAATTCATCGGCAACACCTATTTGGACATTGTATGCAGGCAGAAGCTGATCATTTCCCATGTAGTCCGACTTGATTCGCATGAATGTTGCATCCGTATCGGTCTTCGAATAACTGTTTCTGGAAGTACCGCATATCTGTATCTTCTCAACATATTCTTCAAGTTTTGATGTATATGCCTTAAGCTGCTCATACTTGCGTTGATGATCGGACTTGCGATGCCCGCTTCCATGAACAAAGGCCGTCTCATCAATCTGCCAGATTTCTTTTAATTTATCCAATACCAGACGCAGATAGTCCGGAGCGTATTCTGTATTGATGTTTACACTCATATGGTCATACTTAAGATCATCATTGAGTAACTCAAAAAGGCTGGTAATCTTGGCAAAATGCTTGTAGCGGGATTTTTCAGCGGATTTCTTCCATACCCAGCTGTATTTATTTGCGTTCGCTTCAAACTTGGAACCGTCAATATATATATGCTGCAAATCCACGTTGAGTTTGCCGCAGAGTTCTTTCGTAATTGAATAAAAGATATCCTTGAGAGAATACTTAAGAAAGCCCTTCACGAAATGACAGAATGTCCGATAGGATGGGGCTTCATAATTCATCAGGTACATATATCTGATATTAACCCTGCAATTATCTTCAAGTTTTCTAAAAGAGCAATATCCTTCTTCTGCGAAACCATAGATGATCGTTTTCAGCATGTTGACGGGATTATACCTGGGTCTGCCAGCGCCACGCGTCGGTATGTAACGAAGGTACTTTTTAAGATCGATTTCCTCCATAAATCTGTCATACATTAAAACAGGATCATCGACATTGAGAATCTCAGAGGGAAACATTGGCAAAATGCCTTGTTCTGCGGTAAAATGATTGCTAGTGTTGTTATTTTTCATTGTAAAAAATTATAACACGAAAGGCTCTGCCCCGGACCAAATGATCCGGGGCAGAGCCTTTTTTGTTGGGATGAATTTTGTCACATCCCCTTTTTTAATGAGGGGATGGGGGGCATTTAAAACCGGACAACCTCGCTTCGCTCGAGAAGGGCGCAATGAACCCCTTTCGGCGCATGCGCGCCACTTTCCCCTAACGGGGACAGCTTTCCTGTTTTGATTGTTTTCCGTTTGCGAAGCAAGGAAGTGGTGTTGATCTTCCCAGACGGGGAAGGGGAACCTATATAAGTTCAAGACAAATTTGATTTGAGCTCTTTCTTTTCACATCGCAAGCTGCCCCCAACGGAGGGAAGTGCCCGAAGGGCGAAAGGGGTGCAGTTTCTAAGAAGGCTGGTGGATAGGGTTGATTATTCATTGGTTCTTAAAATATGAAAAGGTTTCATCGAGCACAGCGAGGTTGTGTGGTGTTTTTTAGAAAAAGATTATTGATGGGAAAGCGTACCTTGGTCTTTTACCGGCGCTGCGGTGTCGGAGAGAAAACCATACAACCGCAGCATTGCTGCGAGAACTACTGTATTCCCCGGCTGCGCCGGTACCTTGGTATGATTCAACAAGAAAGACAGAATAATATCATAAATATATTAGGAGGTCATTCTTATGCCATGTAAAACCAAAGCGTCCCCGGAGGAAATGTTAGACCAGATTGCTTCATATCTCTATCAGGGTGTTACGATTACCCAGGCAGCTGAAAATCTTCATATGAGCCGCATAACATTCAGAAAATGGGTTCTCCGGTATAAAGAGGAGGGCTTTAAGGGATTGCGGCCCAGGCAGCATTTGTCTTACTACTCCAATCAGATGAAGATCCAGGCCGTAAAGGAATATCTTAAAGGCGGCGTTTCCATGCTTTCCGTCTGTGCCAAATACAGAATTTCCGGCACTCTCTCCCTTAAAACATGGATTGAGGCGTATAATGAGCATAAGTTGACAGACCTCGTTTCTGAAGGAGGAGATCTTATGGGCAAACGCCAGCAATCGGTCAAGGAAGAGCGAGTCAGAATCGTTCAGGAGTGCATCGCCAGTGGATGCGATTACAACAAGATAGCCAAGAAGTACAACATGTCCTACCAAACACTCTACACATGGGTAAAAAAGTTCAAGGAGATGGGAGAAGTTGGTCTTGAGGATTACAGAGGAAAGCCAATCAGGCTCCAAACGCCCCGGACCGAAGAAGAACGGCTGCGTCAGGAGAATGCCAGACTTCTTGAAGAGAAGAAGGATCTTATAGCAGAGATTGCCCTGCTAAAAAAAAAGATGGAGATAGAGGAAAGGTTGCGTTCCTCGAAGGATTCAGCCTTACTCACCTTCTCAGAGATTTTAAAGCCATAAAAGAAGTCCATGAAGAAACCAACATCTCCATAGAAAGTCTCTGCCGACTCTCAAAGGTCTCCAGGGCAGCTTATTACGGCTGGCTGAATCATATTAAGAGCGGCCGTGAACTGCTGAGAGAAAAGGTCGCACAGGAGGTCGTGAAAATCCATCAGGAATATCCGGATATGGGATACCGCCGGATGAACGATTGGATCAAGAAGTATAGCGAGAGCCACCTTATGGTAAGTGACAGTCTGGTTCTTCGTGTCAGGCGGATACTTAATATTAAGTCCGTGATCAAATACAAGACTGATGGCTGCACTCGTAACGCAAAGGATCCAAAGTACATTTTTGAAAACCTGCTGAACCGTGATTTCGATGCAGGCGTATCCAATGCAAGATGGATGACGGATGTCACCGAATTCAAATACACAACGGCTGATGGAGTTTTGCATAAGTTATATTTAAGCGCCATTATTGATGGCCATGACCGTCGGATTGTCTCTTATGTCATCGGCGACAGAAACAATACTGCACTGGCTTTTGAGACAATGGAAAAGGCACTTAAAGAGAATCCAGGAGCACATCCAATGATTCATACTGACCGTGGATTCCAGTATACAAGCAACGGATTCCATAAGATCGTTGAAAAAGCAGGACTGGTTCACAGCATGTCCCGCGTAGGCTGCTGTGCAGACAACGGTCTGATGGAAGGGTTCTGGGGAATGCTGAAGCGCGAACGTTACTACACACGTAAATTCACCAGCCGCAAAGCAGTGGTAAGCATGATCAACGGCTACATCTACTTCTACAACAACAAACGCATTCAGCGCAAATTACATCTTTTAGCCCCAATGGAAGTATTCAACGCAGCTCCAATGGCTGCATGATTAAGATTAAGTTACGATTAGATTTTTTATGATATTTATTTGTCTGTATTAACAAATCCGCACCACCTTCTCCTTCG harbors:
- a CDS encoding MBL fold metallo-hydrolase, yielding MRFYIAGGVGDQGRNCFYVQGERHAFLVDAGTSTDGMDRVPDLTLEQIRSADYLFVTHSHRDHTGAIHFLEENGFTGQVLMSNQTYRQIHHKPLNTMILDSTAPELELSTDFRVIWGRTGHCAGAVWFLIEIEGKKLFFSGDYREGDPFYRCDEVRGMKADLAVVDAAYSREDRGSEMREEVMKTVEEMVKDNHPLLLPVPHYGRGLSIAVLIHQRLGDAHPVYMSPKLYDEWLNLAHRKYFARDAVLDMPYSVFKAWDEEHVEEGGIYLLTDAQLAKSYSRHLADENPDMGILLTGSVHGYGRAGEYLSEGRAKFTLWPNHLTRREMQDFKESNYFSIVVPFHNPKEEADADTFIF
- a CDS encoding universal stress protein: MLKYKKILVPYDGSDHAKKAVQQASDLAAAGDGTKIYIASVCNMVSAMSNFDQVSIAEGCLTTKLLEDRESQCQKDIAEAKSMIPKDIPVEELYEVGSPGPVLLNMAEDNGIDLVVMGSRGLGPLKGIFMGSVSSYMVSRSKCPVLIVK
- a CDS encoding IS1182 family transposase, coding for MKNNNTSNHFTAEQGILPMFPSEILNVDDPVLMYDRFMEEIDLKKYLRYIPTRGAGRPRYNPVNMLKTIIYGFAEEGYCSFRKLEDNCRVNIRYMYLMNYEAPSYRTFCHFVKGFLKYSLKDIFYSITKELCGKLNVDLQHIYIDGSKFEANANKYSWVWKKSAEKSRYKHFAKITSLFELLNDDLKYDHMSVNINTEYAPDYLRLVLDKLKEIWQIDETAFVHGSGHRKSDHQRKYEQLKAYTSKLEEYVEKIQICGTSRNSYSKTDTDATFMRIKSDYMGNDQLLPAYNVQIGVADEFIAVIDVNQYRSDMDCFVPLMEEFHEVYGAYPKYPVADAGYGSFNNYIYCEQHGMEKYMKFPMYKKETKDKKYHTNPFRPINFRVDENGTIRCPNDRAFKFIYRHLVRGNLYGRQEEVFECEDCQGCPLAEQCKKTPKNKRISLSRERNNMYQEVQDNLESIHGALLRMNRSIQAEGTFGIMKHDRWYKRIVRKGIDSVKAELYLVALGYNLRKYITKIMRIRIAA
- a CDS encoding helix-turn-helix domain-containing protein; translation: MLDQIASYLYQGVTITQAAENLHMSRITFRKWVLRYKEEGFKGLRPRQHLSYYSNQMKIQAVKEYLKGGVSMLSVCAKYRISGTLSLKTWIEAYNEHKLTDLVSEGGDLMGKRQQSVKEERVRIVQECIASGCDYNKIAKKYNMSYQTLYTWVKKFKEMGEVGLEDYRGKPIRLQTPRTEEERLRQENARLLEEKKDLIAEIALLKKKMEIEERLRSSKDSALLTFSEILKP
- a CDS encoding IS3 family transposase translates to MESLCRLSKVSRAAYYGWLNHIKSGRELLREKVAQEVVKIHQEYPDMGYRRMNDWIKKYSESHLMVSDSLVLRVRRILNIKSVIKYKTDGCTRNAKDPKYIFENLLNRDFDAGVSNARWMTDVTEFKYTTADGVLHKLYLSAIIDGHDRRIVSYVIGDRNNTALAFETMEKALKENPGAHPMIHTDRGFQYTSNGFHKIVEKAGLVHSMSRVGCCADNGLMEGFWGMLKRERYYTRKFTSRKAVVSMINGYIYFYNNKRIQRKLHLLAPMEVFNAAPMAA